From the Solibacillus sp. FSL R5-0449 genome, one window contains:
- the deoB gene encoding phosphopentomutase, translated as MQPFKKVHVIVMDSVGIGEAPDADKFGDAGSNTLGHIAEKMNGLNMPNMEKLGLSNIRELKGINKTENPAAFYGMMQEASVGKDTMTGHWEIMGLNIDTPFKVYPDGFPAELISKLEEATGRKVLCNLPYSGTAVIDDYGPEHMETGAIIVYTSADPVMQIAAHEEVIPVEELYKICEIARELTLDAEFLVGRVIARPFVGEPGNFTRTSNRHDYALTPFGRTTMAEMKDSNLDVIAIGKISDIFNGDGVTEAIRTKNNTDGMDKMAEVVRRDFHGISFLNLVDFDANFGHRRDPIGYGQALEEFDRRLPEVMEALSEDDLLIITADHGNDPTFPGTDHTREYVPLIVYSPRFTAGSELQLRETFADIAATIADNFNIAAPQFGKSFLSELK; from the coding sequence ATGCAACCGTTTAAGAAAGTACATGTAATTGTAATGGATTCTGTTGGTATCGGTGAAGCACCGGATGCCGATAAATTTGGCGATGCTGGCTCAAATACATTAGGACATATCGCAGAAAAAATGAATGGCTTAAATATGCCGAATATGGAGAAGTTAGGTTTATCGAATATTCGTGAACTTAAAGGCATTAATAAAACTGAAAACCCTGCTGCATTTTACGGCATGATGCAAGAAGCATCTGTTGGTAAAGATACAATGACAGGGCACTGGGAGATCATGGGGCTGAATATCGATACTCCGTTTAAAGTATACCCGGACGGCTTTCCTGCAGAACTGATTTCCAAGTTGGAGGAAGCAACTGGCCGCAAAGTTCTTTGTAATTTACCTTACAGTGGAACCGCTGTCATTGACGATTATGGTCCGGAACATATGGAAACAGGTGCCATTATTGTGTATACATCGGCAGACCCGGTTATGCAGATTGCAGCACATGAAGAAGTAATTCCAGTAGAAGAACTTTATAAAATTTGTGAAATTGCACGTGAATTGACATTGGATGCAGAATTTTTAGTAGGCCGTGTTATTGCCCGTCCGTTCGTTGGCGAACCAGGTAATTTTACACGTACATCAAACCGTCATGACTATGCATTGACACCATTTGGACGCACGACAATGGCTGAAATGAAGGATTCGAATCTTGATGTCATTGCGATCGGCAAAATTTCGGACATCTTTAATGGTGACGGGGTAACAGAAGCGATTCGTACAAAAAACAACACAGATGGCATGGACAAAATGGCGGAAGTTGTTCGTCGTGATTTCCATGGTATCAGCTTCCTGAACTTAGTGGACTTTGATGCGAACTTTGGACACCGACGTGATCCGATTGGTTATGGTCAGGCATTGGAAGAATTCGACCGACGTTTACCGGAAGTTATGGAAGCGTTATCAGAAGATGATCTGCTCATAATTACGGCAGACCACGGGAACGATCCGACATTCCCTGGTACAGACCATACACGTGAATATGTACCGTTGATTGTCTACTCACCACGCTTTACTGCAGGATCAGAACTGCAGTTACGTGAGACATTTGCGGATATTGCAGCAACAATTGCAGATAATTTTAATATTGCAGCACCGCAATTTGGCAAAAGCTTTTTATCAGAGCTGAAATAA
- a CDS encoding Fur family transcriptional regulator, with product MESRIDRIKKQLHSASYKLTPQREATVAVLLEHEEDHLSAEDVYLLVKEKAPEIGLATVYRTLELLTELKIVDKINFGDGVSRYDLRQEGAKHFHHHLVCIECGAVDEIQEDLLEDVEEIVEKRWNFIIKDHRLTFHGICWRCHDNNDNSGDSNA from the coding sequence ATGGAGAGCCGTATTGATCGAATTAAAAAGCAACTGCATAGTGCGAGCTATAAGCTGACGCCACAGCGAGAAGCAACAGTAGCGGTTTTACTGGAGCATGAGGAAGATCATTTAAGTGCTGAAGACGTTTACTTATTAGTGAAAGAAAAAGCACCCGAGATTGGACTGGCTACTGTATACCGTACATTGGAGCTTTTAACAGAGCTGAAAATTGTCGATAAAATTAACTTTGGTGATGGGGTGTCCCGTTATGATCTACGTCAAGAGGGCGCAAAGCATTTCCATCATCATCTAGTTTGTATCGAATGTGGCGCAGTAGATGAAATTCAAGAAGATTTACTAGAAGATGTAGAAGAAATTGTGGAGAAACGTTGGAACTTTATTATCAAAGATCACCGTCTTACATTCCATGGCATCTGCTGGCGTTGTCATGATAATAATGATAACTCTGGAGACAGCAATGCATAA
- a CDS encoding NUDIX hydrolase — MKKFEEKTIQSQPIYSGKVISLKVDDVSLPNGETGKREIINHPGAVAVIAITENNKILLVEQYRKALERSIIEIPAGKLEKGEEPIVTARRELEEETGYTSDHFDFIQAFATSPGFADEIIHIYVAEKLKKLDIPVDLDEDEFVELMEVSLEEAEAMVADGRIYDAKTAFAILWLKLKMK, encoded by the coding sequence ATGAAAAAATTTGAAGAAAAAACAATTCAATCCCAACCCATCTATTCAGGGAAGGTCATTTCATTAAAAGTAGACGATGTATCGCTTCCGAATGGTGAAACAGGGAAGCGTGAAATTATTAATCATCCAGGAGCAGTCGCGGTAATTGCCATCACAGAAAACAATAAAATTTTACTTGTTGAGCAGTACCGTAAAGCGCTTGAACGTTCAATTATAGAGATTCCTGCCGGCAAGCTGGAAAAAGGGGAAGAGCCTATTGTAACGGCCCGCCGCGAGTTGGAGGAAGAGACAGGCTATACATCGGATCATTTCGATTTTATACAGGCTTTTGCTACATCACCGGGATTTGCGGATGAAATTATCCATATTTACGTAGCAGAAAAGTTAAAAAAATTAGACATTCCGGTTGATTTAGACGAAGATGAATTTGTGGAGCTAATGGAAGTATCATTGGAAGAAGCAGAAGCGATGGTAGCGGACGGTCGTATTTACGATGCCAAAACCGCTTTTGCGATTTTATGGTTGAAATTAAAAATGAAATGA
- the spoIIAA gene encoding anti-sigma F factor antagonist → MNFNLTMYPNDVLIVQLFGELDHHETEKVRTHISKAILQGNVKLLVWNLEHLHFMDSSGIGLVLGRMRELRAVDGQTILLNPSKTMQKIFQYSGLGNLIQFASEQQVISHSEGDCQWITK, encoded by the coding sequence GTGAACTTTAATTTAACGATGTATCCAAATGATGTATTGATTGTCCAACTATTTGGCGAACTGGATCATCATGAGACAGAAAAAGTGAGAACACATATATCGAAAGCTATTTTACAAGGAAATGTAAAACTACTCGTTTGGAATTTAGAGCATTTGCATTTTATGGACAGTTCCGGAATTGGGTTAGTGCTTGGCAGAATGCGAGAACTCCGAGCTGTCGATGGACAAACAATTTTGTTAAATCCATCAAAAACGATGCAGAAAATATTCCAGTATTCCGGTTTAGGAAATCTCATACAATTTGCATCTGAACAGCAAGTTATTTCACACAGCGAGGGGGATTGTCAATGGATAACGAAATGA
- a CDS encoding hemolysin family protein, with the protein MTTIINLTIFAVLIAFTAFFVATEFAIVKVRQSRIDQLVAEGKAGSISAKNVTSHLDEYLSACQLGITVTALGIGMVGESTFEFILHPLFESFGIGSESIHWFTLGGAFFLATFFHVVVGELAPKTIAIQKAEAITLAFAKPIQLFYKLMFPLIWLLNGSARLLLKLFGMRPASEHELSHTEEELRLLLSESYKSGEINVNELKYVNNVFEFDDKIAREIMVPRTDIVGFDVTATFEEVLTQVSEERYTRYPVYEGDRDNILGFLNIKDFLTLGMNNRIKPATFKLEDYINPVVRTIETTPIQSLLQIMQKKRIHIAILLDEYGGTSGMITVEDILEELVGEIRDEFDDDEVSDIRKIGEDHYLVYSKVLLEDVSKLLFLDIEDPNVDTIGGWYFTNMPDLNIEDTFIYENYAFKIHEIDGHQLQFLEIKKMHDLIEQ; encoded by the coding sequence TTGACCACAATCATTAACTTAACTATTTTCGCGGTTTTAATCGCTTTTACGGCCTTTTTCGTTGCAACGGAATTTGCGATCGTAAAAGTACGTCAATCTCGTATTGACCAACTTGTAGCTGAAGGTAAAGCTGGTTCCATTTCAGCTAAAAATGTAACATCCCACCTTGATGAATATTTATCGGCCTGTCAATTAGGTATTACGGTAACAGCGCTGGGGATCGGTATGGTCGGTGAATCCACATTTGAATTTATACTTCACCCTCTATTCGAATCATTCGGTATCGGTTCAGAATCTATTCATTGGTTTACATTAGGTGGTGCATTCTTTTTAGCGACATTCTTCCACGTAGTAGTAGGCGAACTTGCGCCTAAAACAATTGCCATCCAAAAAGCGGAAGCGATTACACTGGCCTTCGCAAAACCGATACAATTATTCTATAAACTTATGTTCCCATTAATCTGGCTGTTAAATGGTTCAGCACGTTTATTATTAAAATTGTTCGGGATGCGACCAGCGAGCGAACATGAACTCTCCCACACGGAAGAGGAATTGCGCCTGCTTTTATCAGAGAGCTATAAATCCGGCGAGATCAATGTAAACGAATTGAAATATGTAAACAATGTATTTGAATTCGATGATAAAATCGCACGTGAAATTATGGTTCCCCGTACAGATATTGTCGGCTTTGATGTAACTGCAACGTTCGAAGAGGTGTTAACGCAAGTTTCTGAGGAACGCTATACACGCTACCCGGTATACGAAGGGGACCGCGATAATATTTTAGGTTTTTTAAATATTAAAGACTTTTTAACACTCGGTATGAACAATCGGATCAAACCGGCGACATTCAAATTGGAAGACTATATTAATCCGGTCGTTCGCACAATTGAAACAACACCGATTCAAAGTCTGCTTCAAATTATGCAGAAAAAGCGCATTCATATTGCGATCCTGCTTGATGAATATGGCGGAACGAGCGGTATGATTACCGTTGAAGATATTCTGGAAGAGCTTGTCGGGGAGATACGCGATGAGTTTGACGATGATGAAGTTTCAGATATTCGTAAAATCGGTGAAGACCATTATTTAGTCTATTCAAAAGTATTGCTTGAAGATGTTTCTAAACTGCTGTTTCTTGATATTGAAGATCCGAATGTTGATACAATCGGAGGCTGGTACTTCACAAACATGCCGGACCTGAATATTGAAGATACATTTATTTATGAAAACTACGCATTTAAAATCCATGAAATTGATGGCCATCAGCTGCAATTTTTGGAGATAAAAAAAATGCATGATCTCATAGAACAGTAG
- the xerD gene encoding site-specific tyrosine recombinase XerD → MQALKDSIEDYLHFIKVERQLSDNTLQSYKRDLVAYARHIHHEQRIMEFDSVMREHILLYLDSLRSVGKSSKTISRQISSIRSFHQFLLREKVTNQDPTVHLEMPKKELSLPKVLSIEEIDALLTAPSEEKPQGTRDIAILEMMYGSGMRISELIELNLEDVHMTMGFVRVFGKGGKERIIPLGRSAISACVKYLEEARPQLLGTAPKNDAFFITQRGKRFTRQGCWKIIKEHAAAAGISKEITPHVLRHSFATHLIENGADLRAVQELLGHADISTTQIYTHVSKTRLSEVYKQFHPRA, encoded by the coding sequence ATGCAAGCTTTAAAAGATTCAATAGAAGATTATCTACATTTTATTAAAGTCGAACGTCAGCTATCTGATAATACATTACAATCCTATAAGCGTGATTTAGTCGCATATGCCCGTCACATTCATCATGAACAGCGAATCATGGAATTTGATAGCGTTATGCGCGAACATATTTTGCTTTATTTGGACAGCTTACGGTCAGTAGGAAAATCATCGAAGACGATCTCGAGACAAATTTCATCAATCCGTTCCTTTCATCAGTTTTTATTGAGGGAAAAGGTGACGAATCAGGATCCTACCGTTCATTTGGAAATGCCGAAAAAAGAACTGTCATTACCAAAAGTATTATCAATAGAAGAAATTGATGCACTTTTGACTGCACCATCCGAAGAAAAACCTCAGGGCACGCGGGATATTGCCATTTTGGAAATGATGTACGGTTCCGGTATGCGTATAAGCGAGCTGATTGAACTGAACTTGGAGGATGTGCATATGACAATGGGCTTCGTCCGTGTATTTGGTAAAGGCGGAAAAGAACGGATTATCCCGCTTGGGCGCAGTGCGATTTCGGCCTGTGTAAAGTATTTGGAAGAGGCAAGACCACAGCTTTTAGGTACTGCACCGAAAAATGATGCGTTTTTCATTACGCAGAGAGGGAAAAGATTCACGAGACAAGGCTGCTGGAAAATCATCAAGGAGCATGCGGCAGCAGCTGGCATTTCCAAAGAAATTACACCGCATGTGCTGCGCCATTCCTTTGCGACACATCTCATTGAAAATGGTGCCGATTTGCGCGCAGTGCAGGAGCTGTTAGGCCATGCGGATATATCAACGACCCAAATTTATACACATGTAAGTAAAACCCGTTTATCGGAAGTATATAAACAATTCCATCCTCGTGCTTAA
- a CDS encoding aldo/keto reductase: MKKRQLGTSNLHISEISLGCMSLPPNKAQAEEVIHAAIDAGINYFDTADLYNQGENEKVVGAALKQHRHDIYLATKVGNRWEEGKEGWGWDTSANYINKAVRDSLQRLQTDYLDLYQLHGGTTEDNWEEITDTMEGLKKEGLIREYGISSIRPNVFMPFLQNSNAISNMMQFNIFDERASEFFDSIQQTGASVVTRGSIAKGLLTNEWRTRLKSYMSYDEAAAKDVLQKIEQQFGDVHAAAIAFNLRYPTVASTVIGARTLAQLKQNLDAYEKAQSLQNISEIDSWTKTDRYTEHR; the protein is encoded by the coding sequence ATGAAAAAACGACAATTAGGTACAAGCAATCTTCACATCTCTGAAATTAGTTTAGGCTGTATGTCATTACCTCCAAACAAGGCACAAGCAGAAGAGGTCATCCATGCTGCAATTGATGCGGGCATTAATTATTTTGATACCGCAGACCTGTACAACCAGGGCGAAAATGAAAAAGTTGTTGGCGCAGCGCTGAAGCAACACCGCCACGATATTTATTTGGCAACGAAAGTCGGGAATCGTTGGGAAGAAGGCAAGGAAGGCTGGGGCTGGGATACATCCGCAAACTATATTAATAAAGCGGTACGAGACAGCCTGCAACGACTACAGACGGATTACTTGGATCTTTACCAGTTACATGGCGGTACGACCGAAGATAATTGGGAAGAAATTACCGACACAATGGAAGGTTTGAAAAAAGAAGGATTAATTCGCGAATATGGCATTTCCTCCATACGACCGAATGTCTTCATGCCATTTTTGCAAAATAGTAATGCCATCAGCAATATGATGCAGTTTAATATTTTTGATGAACGCGCAAGCGAATTTTTCGATTCGATTCAACAGACAGGCGCTTCTGTCGTAACGCGCGGATCAATCGCGAAAGGCTTGCTGACAAATGAGTGGCGTACACGTTTAAAATCCTATATGAGCTATGATGAAGCGGCAGCAAAAGACGTACTGCAAAAAATTGAACAGCAATTCGGGGATGTACATGCAGCTGCAATCGCATTCAATTTACGCTATCCAACTGTTGCTTCAACTGTTATTGGGGCACGTACACTCGCTCAGCTGAAGCAAAATCTGGATGCTTACGAAAAAGCGCAATCGCTGCAAAATATTTCGGAGATCGACAGCTGGACAAAAACCGACCGTTACACTGAACATAGATGA
- a CDS encoding MerR family transcriptional regulator, with protein sequence MDKLKIGELAAATGVTKRTIDYYTNLGLLKVERSASNYRYYDKEMIERIHWIEEQKKLGKCLDEIHRLLGPSKEEPEEIDVQDIRLQMRKLEHDVTVLMEHLDDKERQKLRKKVSPESVALMQSLLLILNN encoded by the coding sequence ATCGACAAACTAAAAATCGGAGAGCTTGCCGCAGCAACCGGCGTGACAAAACGAACTATTGATTATTATACAAATTTGGGCCTTCTAAAAGTAGAACGTTCGGCATCCAATTATCGCTACTATGATAAAGAAATGATTGAACGTATTCACTGGATTGAAGAGCAGAAGAAGCTTGGCAAATGCCTCGATGAAATTCACCGCTTACTTGGCCCTTCAAAAGAAGAACCTGAAGAAATCGATGTTCAGGATATTCGATTGCAAATGCGCAAACTTGAACATGATGTAACGGTATTAATGGAGCATTTAGATGACAAAGAGCGGCAGAAACTCCGTAAAAAAGTTTCACCTGAAAGTGTTGCACTCATGCAATCACTATTATTAATTTTAAATAACTAG
- a CDS encoding pyrimidine-nucleoside phosphorylase, producing the protein MRMVDIIEKKRNGEELTTAEIRFFVEGYTDGTIPDYQASALCMAIYFQDMTDRERADLTMAMVESGDQIDLSAIAGIKVDKHSTGGVGDTTTLPLAAMVAAVGVPVAKMSGRGLGHTGGTIDKLEAIEGFHVELTSEEFSKQVNEIGMAVIGQSGNLTPADKKLYALRDVTGTVSSIPLIAGSIMSKKIAAGADAIVLDVKTGDGAFMKTVEDSVKLAEAMVKIGNNVGRKTMAIISDMSQPLGYAIGNALEVQEAIDTLKGKGPADLNELCYTLGSQMVVVGGKAETIEEARKMLEEVVANGAALEVLKKFIAAQGGDASVVDDPSRLPQAKFKFDVPAKEAGYVSKIEADDIGTAAMLLGAGRATKESEIDLAVGLVLHKKVGDQVEKGESLMTIHANTENVDAVLEKIYAHVYISAEKVEAPKLIEAIITQ; encoded by the coding sequence ATGAGAATGGTAGACATTATTGAAAAAAAACGTAACGGCGAAGAATTGACAACAGCTGAAATTCGTTTCTTTGTAGAAGGATATACAGATGGTACGATTCCTGATTATCAGGCAAGTGCATTATGTATGGCCATTTACTTTCAGGATATGACAGATCGCGAACGCGCGGATTTAACAATGGCAATGGTTGAGTCAGGTGATCAGATTGATCTATCTGCAATTGCCGGTATTAAAGTAGACAAGCACTCAACTGGCGGAGTTGGCGATACAACGACATTGCCATTAGCTGCAATGGTAGCTGCTGTCGGTGTTCCGGTAGCAAAAATGAGTGGCCGTGGTTTAGGTCATACAGGCGGTACGATTGACAAGCTTGAAGCGATTGAAGGATTCCATGTTGAATTAACAAGTGAAGAGTTTTCAAAACAAGTTAATGAAATCGGTATGGCGGTTATCGGTCAATCAGGTAACTTAACACCGGCGGATAAAAAGCTGTATGCGCTGCGTGATGTTACGGGAACGGTTTCAAGCATTCCGCTGATTGCCGGTTCAATTATGTCGAAGAAAATCGCTGCAGGTGCAGATGCAATTGTTCTTGATGTTAAAACAGGTGACGGCGCATTTATGAAAACCGTTGAAGATTCAGTTAAACTGGCTGAAGCTATGGTGAAAATCGGTAATAATGTCGGCCGCAAAACAATGGCGATCATTTCGGATATGAGTCAGCCTTTAGGCTATGCAATCGGGAACGCTCTTGAAGTCCAGGAAGCGATCGATACATTAAAAGGTAAAGGGCCAGCTGACTTAAATGAACTTTGCTATACATTAGGTTCTCAAATGGTTGTTGTTGGCGGAAAAGCAGAAACAATCGAAGAAGCTCGAAAAATGCTGGAGGAAGTTGTAGCTAACGGTGCAGCATTGGAAGTACTGAAAAAATTCATCGCCGCACAAGGCGGAGATGCTTCAGTAGTGGACGATCCATCCCGTTTACCTCAGGCAAAATTCAAATTCGATGTACCGGCAAAAGAAGCTGGCTATGTTTCAAAAATCGAAGCGGATGATATTGGAACGGCTGCAATGCTTCTTGGCGCTGGCCGTGCAACAAAGGAATCTGAAATTGATTTAGCGGTTGGGCTTGTCCTTCATAAAAAGGTGGGCGATCAAGTCGAAAAAGGCGAATCGCTTATGACAATCCATGCCAATACAGAAAATGTCGACGCAGTATTGGAAAAAATTTATGCACATGTATACATTTCTGCAGAAAAAGTCGAAGCACCAAAATTAATCGAAGCAATTATTACACAATAA
- the spoIIAB gene encoding anti-sigma F factor yields MDNEMTLTFLARSENEGLARIAVTSFMAQLDPTIEELSECKTIVSEAVSNAIIHGYADNPHGIITVYAVRYGSEVSVTIKDEGCGIEDIEQAREPLFTTKPELERSGMGFTIMESFSDFLQVESVLGKGTVVTFTKQILPIGTLVT; encoded by the coding sequence ATGGATAACGAAATGACGCTAACTTTTTTGGCGCGCAGTGAAAATGAAGGGTTGGCTCGTATTGCCGTTACAAGCTTTATGGCGCAACTCGATCCGACAATTGAAGAGCTATCGGAATGTAAAACAATCGTATCGGAAGCTGTATCGAATGCCATTATCCATGGTTATGCCGATAATCCGCATGGCATTATTACGGTTTATGCGGTTCGTTACGGCTCGGAAGTAAGTGTGACGATTAAAGATGAAGGTTGCGGAATTGAAGATATTGAACAGGCACGTGAGCCATTATTCACAACGAAACCGGAGCTTGAACGTTCCGGAATGGGCTTTACAATCATGGAAAGTTTTTCGGATTTCCTGCAAGTGGAATCCGTACTAGGAAAAGGCACAGTCGTAACATTCACAAAACAAATTTTGCCAATAGGGACACTCGTGACATAA
- the sulP gene encoding sulfate permease has translation MKVKWSGRFEGYSFAHFKKDLLSGTIVGIIAVPLAMSFAIASGVKPEYGIYTAIIAGILISLLGGSKFQIGGPTGAFVPILLGVVLVYGYENLLIAGLMAGIMLLLMGIFRLGSLIKFIPRPVTVGFTAGIAVIIFTGQIGNFLGLTNMEQHEKFHMNVLEITSNIGTVNFYSLLVAVISFALILIAPKVLPKVPGALIGIIVSSVVTVLFLQGHVATIGSTYGAIPNTMPEFHIPEITLERVFMLIGPAFVIAMLGGIESLLSAVVADGMTNSKHNSNRELIGQGVANIVTPFFGGIPATGAIARTATNIKSGAVSPLSGVIHGFFVLFTLLLLAPFAVHIPLASLAPVLMMVAWNMSERHHFLHILKLKSGDSLVLCITFLLTVFMSLTVAVMVGLILAVILFAKSMSDSLTVSKVLPNLEKGNGKLQSQIVSDFHDCPQISIYTIEGPLFFGAAEKFEQTLLNTIQERPKVFILRMRKVPYIDSTGEEYFRNILQTIKSYGGKVFVTNVQPGLEQMLRRSGLYDLMEGEHFYNTTSDAISAACQYIELSKCVGCTHYAFKECRLLSIGIPLSEQEVQAQNKLSEATI, from the coding sequence ATGAAAGTTAAGTGGTCTGGAAGGTTTGAAGGTTATTCGTTTGCCCATTTCAAAAAGGATTTGTTATCTGGGACGATTGTCGGGATTATTGCTGTACCGTTAGCGATGAGTTTTGCCATTGCTTCCGGTGTCAAACCGGAATACGGGATTTACACAGCGATTATTGCAGGAATATTAATCTCCTTACTGGGGGGGTCGAAGTTCCAAATCGGCGGTCCGACAGGTGCATTTGTTCCGATTTTACTTGGGGTTGTGCTCGTATACGGGTATGAAAACTTGCTCATTGCAGGATTAATGGCGGGAATTATGCTGTTGCTGATGGGAATTTTCAGGCTGGGATCACTGATCAAATTTATCCCGAGGCCGGTAACTGTCGGCTTTACTGCAGGGATTGCCGTTATTATTTTTACCGGACAAATCGGAAATTTTTTAGGGTTAACCAATATGGAGCAGCATGAGAAGTTTCATATGAATGTTCTTGAAATTACTTCCAATATCGGAACCGTTAATTTTTATAGTTTACTCGTTGCCGTGATTAGTTTCGCGTTAATCCTAATCGCACCGAAAGTTTTACCGAAAGTGCCGGGTGCGCTGATCGGAATTATAGTTTCTTCCGTTGTGACGGTACTTTTTTTACAGGGCCATGTTGCAACTATCGGCTCCACATATGGTGCAATACCGAATACAATGCCGGAATTCCATATTCCTGAAATTACATTAGAGCGTGTTTTCATGCTAATCGGACCGGCATTTGTCATTGCAATGCTAGGCGGGATTGAATCATTGTTATCGGCAGTTGTAGCAGATGGTATGACAAACAGCAAGCATAACAGTAACCGGGAACTGATCGGGCAAGGGGTCGCCAATATTGTGACACCGTTTTTTGGAGGAATACCTGCAACAGGGGCGATTGCACGAACGGCTACAAATATTAAATCCGGTGCTGTTTCACCACTATCAGGGGTAATCCATGGGTTCTTCGTTTTATTCACACTCTTATTACTCGCACCATTCGCGGTACATATCCCACTTGCAAGTTTAGCTCCTGTACTCATGATGGTCGCATGGAATATGAGCGAACGCCATCATTTTCTGCACATACTCAAATTGAAATCCGGGGATTCGCTTGTTCTATGCATTACATTTTTATTGACCGTATTTATGAGCTTAACGGTTGCCGTGATGGTCGGACTCATTTTAGCGGTAATCCTATTTGCAAAAAGTATGAGCGATAGCCTGACTGTTTCCAAAGTACTGCCGAATTTGGAAAAAGGGAACGGTAAGTTGCAGTCCCAAATTGTATCGGATTTTCATGATTGTCCACAAATCAGTATTTATACGATCGAAGGTCCTCTATTTTTTGGCGCTGCCGAAAAGTTTGAACAGACTTTGCTGAATACGATACAGGAACGACCGAAAGTATTCATCCTGCGCATGCGGAAAGTGCCGTATATCGATTCGACAGGGGAAGAATATTTCCGCAATATCCTTCAAACGATTAAGTCATATGGCGGAAAAGTTTTTGTAACGAATGTTCAGCCGGGATTGGAACAAATGCTTAGACGAAGCGGGTTGTATGATTTGATGGAGGGGGAGCATTTTTATAATACGACAAGTGACGCGATTTCAGCGGCATGCCAGTATATCGAGTTAAGTAAATGTGTCGGCTGCACCCACTATGCGTTTAAAGAATGCCGATTGCTGTCTATTGGCATTCCACTATCAGAGCAGGAAGTGCAGGCACAAAACAAATTATCCGAAGCAACAATATAA
- a CDS encoding general stress protein, giving the protein MAILKSVENGVQAKSVIESFITEGYDRDHIHVFANSNKRAEDIADFFNVDASKTPGTTENDKGFFASIKNFFQSTPEDLHHQLADIGVGENEHAAAKNDLDAGKVLIVAHHPAK; this is encoded by the coding sequence ATGGCAATTTTAAAATCAGTAGAAAACGGTGTACAGGCAAAATCAGTAATCGAATCATTTATTACAGAAGGTTATGATCGCGATCATATTCATGTCTTCGCAAACAGCAATAAACGTGCGGAAGACATTGCCGACTTTTTCAATGTGGATGCGAGCAAAACTCCCGGCACAACGGAAAATGACAAAGGCTTCTTCGCATCGATTAAAAACTTCTTCCAAAGTACTCCGGAAGATCTTCACCATCAGCTTGCTGATATTGGTGTAGGCGAAAATGAACATGCAGCTGCAAAGAATGATCTGGATGCAGGTAAGGTTCTTATTGTTGCCCATCATCCGGCAAAATAA